The Methanobacterium sp. BAmetb5 genome includes a region encoding these proteins:
- a CDS encoding heparan-alpha-glucosaminide N-acetyltransferase, translated as MDLDQRFWEIDAIRGLAIVMMVTYHLLFDMAFFGVYTLDVSTGILWWLARLTAFMFLLLVGVSLVLSHTRAELRGKNGEKSGFFFKYLKRGVKIFLWGILITLVTWIFIPQDFIVFGVLHFIGIAIILEYPFLNKKYLNLILGILFIILGLILAQFTVSYPWLLWLGLKPMGFITVDYFPLLPWLGVVSLGLFAGKTLYQGYKRRFHLPDLSKNPFTLLFSFLGRHSLLIYLLHQPLIILVLYLMGVLDLGNLFYFLN; from the coding sequence ATGGATCTTGACCAACGTTTCTGGGAAATAGATGCCATACGTGGCCTGGCCATAGTGATGATGGTGACCTATCATTTACTCTTTGATATGGCCTTTTTTGGAGTTTACACCCTGGATGTTTCAACAGGAATTCTGTGGTGGTTGGCCCGACTAACCGCATTCATGTTCCTGTTGCTGGTGGGAGTTTCCCTAGTCCTGAGCCACACTCGTGCTGAACTCAGGGGAAAAAACGGGGAAAAGAGCGGGTTTTTCTTTAAATATCTAAAAAGGGGGGTTAAAATATTTTTATGGGGGATTTTAATCACCCTGGTAACCTGGATATTCATACCTCAGGACTTTATAGTTTTCGGAGTCCTGCATTTCATTGGAATAGCTATAATCCTGGAATATCCCTTTTTAAACAAAAAATACCTTAATCTAATCCTGGGAATTCTCTTCATAATTTTAGGCTTAATATTGGCCCAGTTCACGGTCAGCTACCCCTGGCTTTTATGGTTGGGCTTGAAACCCATGGGATTCATCACTGTGGATTACTTCCCCCTTCTACCCTGGTTGGGTGTAGTTTCCCTGGGATTATTCGCGGGAAAAACACTTTACCAAGGTTATAAAAGGAGATTTCACCTGCCAGACCTCTCAAAAAACCCCTTCACCCTGTTGTTCAGTTTCCTGGGACGACATTCCCTGCTGATCTATCTCCTGCATCAGCCACTTATCATACTGGTGCTGTACCTCATGGGAGTACTGGATCTGGGGAATTTATTTTATTTTCTAAACTAG
- the ala gene encoding alanine dehydrogenase: MSGTLLLKQSEIKELISMKEVVDSVETAFKAYAQRDVQMPPKEYLFFQEGDLRIMPCYVRSTEEAGVKCVNVHPHNPLEKHLPTVMAVIELVNPETGFPMAVMDGTLVTDLRTGAAAGVATKYLARPDAETLGIIGAGKQACTQLMALNEVMDIKEAKVFCRTCSTRTNFAKKATETYGFNVEAVETAEEAVKNADVVVTTTPSRKPLIKADWISPGTHINAMGADAPSKQELETKLLLKSKIIIDSWEQASHSGEINVPVAQKVLKRKDIHAKLGDVIVGNETGREGDEITIFDSTGLAVQDIVTAGLIYRRAREKGIGTDFDFIS; the protein is encoded by the coding sequence ATGTCAGGAACCCTTTTATTAAAGCAAAGTGAAATTAAAGAACTTATTAGTATGAAAGAAGTTGTTGATTCTGTTGAAACCGCTTTTAAGGCTTATGCTCAGCGTGATGTGCAGATGCCACCTAAAGAGTACTTATTTTTCCAGGAAGGGGATCTGCGTATAATGCCCTGTTATGTGCGGAGTACTGAAGAAGCAGGGGTCAAATGCGTCAATGTTCATCCTCACAACCCCTTAGAAAAACATTTACCCACAGTAATGGCCGTTATAGAACTGGTAAACCCTGAAACTGGTTTTCCAATGGCAGTAATGGATGGAACCCTAGTAACTGATCTAAGAACCGGCGCAGCGGCCGGAGTAGCCACCAAGTACCTGGCCCGGCCAGACGCAGAAACATTAGGCATAATTGGCGCTGGAAAACAGGCTTGTACCCAGTTAATGGCCTTGAATGAGGTTATGGACATTAAAGAGGCCAAGGTTTTCTGCCGGACCTGCAGCACCCGTACCAACTTCGCCAAGAAAGCTACTGAAACCTATGGTTTTAATGTGGAAGCCGTGGAAACTGCTGAGGAAGCAGTTAAAAATGCAGATGTAGTGGTGACTACCACTCCTTCCCGAAAACCATTGATAAAGGCCGACTGGATCAGTCCAGGAACCCATATCAACGCCATGGGTGCTGATGCCCCCAGTAAACAGGAGTTAGAAACCAAATTACTCTTAAAATCAAAGATCATTATTGACTCCTGGGAGCAGGCTAGCCATAGTGGTGAAATAAATGTGCCCGTTGCTCAGAAGGTTTTAAAACGAAAAGACATCCATGCCAAGTTAGGGGATGTTATCGTGGGAAATGAAACTGGCCGAGAAGGTGATGAAATCACTATCTTCGACTCCACGGGTCTGGCAGTTCAGGATATAGTCACTGCGGGACTCATCTACCGGCGTGCCCGTGAAAAAGGTATAGGAACAGATTTTGACTTTATAAGTTAG
- a CDS encoding LysE family translocator encodes MWIEVILFAAASFWVGFSGAMVPGPMLTVTISDSLKKGFRAGPLVVLGHVIAETALIILLIMGLGWIIGSPTVTMIIGGIGGAMLIYIGYSIARSPVPDELPGDGEPIEKRGSIISGIVTSVTNPYFYIWWATVGWAFMLKGIELAGIIGVLSFLVGHWSSDLSWYSLVSFFTSKGRHVLPGKRYRVMMMVCGVFLVFLGLYFIYSTLIV; translated from the coding sequence ATGTGGATAGAGGTTATTTTATTTGCTGCAGCCTCCTTTTGGGTGGGCTTTTCTGGTGCCATGGTTCCCGGACCTATGTTAACCGTTACCATATCAGATTCACTAAAAAAAGGGTTCCGAGCTGGCCCACTGGTAGTTTTAGGGCATGTTATTGCTGAAACCGCCTTGATAATACTCCTGATAATGGGTTTAGGATGGATTATTGGATCTCCAACTGTAACCATGATAATTGGAGGCATAGGCGGAGCTATGTTGATTTACATTGGATATAGCATTGCCCGGTCCCCAGTGCCCGATGAACTTCCGGGAGATGGAGAACCAATAGAAAAAAGGGGGTCAATTATAAGTGGAATAGTCACCAGTGTCACCAATCCTTACTTCTATATCTGGTGGGCCACGGTAGGCTGGGCTTTCATGCTTAAGGGGATAGAATTAGCCGGCATTATAGGGGTTTTAAGTTTCCTGGTGGGCCACTGGAGCTCGGATCTTAGCTGGTACAGTTTGGTGTCATTTTTCACCAGTAAAGGGAGGCATGTGCTCCCGGGTAAACGTTACCGTGTCATGATGATGGTATGCGGAGTTTTCCTGGTGTTTTTAGGGCTTTATTTTATTTACTCCACCCTGATAGTATGA
- a CDS encoding HAD family hydrolase, which translates to MKAVVFDNSGTLISRYRAIKELDSGRIYDHISSIDLVDKHPNRALVVLQTDPSTCLINARPDQTIFQFITRNKVPFDISYSSSPLNKEDILTLIKDEKAKISDIQDTIQAVIDKEYNVQICSGSGFIMNTRTGHIEFTITAGGKIFPEVPMVVEELKRRSFHIYVASGDRMKSLEELASFINIPSENVFGTADSKRKREIVSGLKGTYRVMMVGNSANDILALEEADVGVLTIQQEEETPDKVFEAADVVVSNIKEILDIEF; encoded by the coding sequence ATGAAAGCAGTTGTTTTCGATAACTCGGGGACACTTATATCCCGCTACAGGGCTATCAAAGAGTTAGATAGTGGACGAATCTATGATCACATCAGTTCCATTGATCTGGTGGACAAACATCCCAATCGAGCACTGGTAGTCCTTCAAACAGACCCTTCCACCTGTCTGATTAATGCCAGACCAGACCAGACCATTTTTCAGTTTATAACGCGGAACAAGGTACCCTTCGATATCAGTTACTCTTCTTCCCCTCTCAACAAAGAGGACATATTAACCCTTATTAAAGATGAAAAAGCAAAGATCAGTGATATTCAGGACACTATACAAGCCGTAATTGATAAGGAATACAACGTGCAGATATGCAGTGGATCTGGATTCATTATGAACACCCGAACGGGTCATATCGAATTTACCATCACTGCCGGGGGCAAAATATTTCCAGAAGTGCCCATGGTGGTGGAAGAATTGAAGAGAAGATCATTCCATATCTACGTGGCCTCGGGAGACCGGATGAAATCTCTGGAAGAGCTGGCCAGTTTCATCAACATCCCCTCAGAAAACGTATTCGGCACTGCAGATTCCAAGAGAAAAAGGGAGATCGTATCCGGGCTCAAAGGAACCTACCGGGTGATGATGGTGGGTAACAGTGCCAACGATATCCTTGCACTTGAAGAAGCAGATGTGGGCGTTTTAACCATCCAACAAGAAGAAGAAACACCAGATAAAGTGTTTGAAGCTGCTGATGTGGTGGTGAGCAATATTAAGGAGATCCTGGATATTGAATTTTAA
- a CDS encoding TMEM175 family protein — translation MQDKGVPEKENSSGVNAKRIETLVDGIFAIAMTLLVLGIAVPSIANPTEAALYQAIYNLIPNFYSYAISFMLLAIFWRINHLQFNRIQRADATLLWITVVWLLFVALVPFSAFFVGEYGNFQLPNIFFDLNLLAIGFLLFLNWRHALNSGLTDKMDEEVKKSSLRINLMLPAISFLALALTFLPFIKEYGYGWSSLAYLLIPVIKHFQ, via the coding sequence TTGCAGGATAAAGGGGTGCCTGAAAAAGAAAATTCTTCAGGAGTCAATGCTAAACGCATAGAGACCCTGGTTGATGGTATATTTGCTATAGCCATGACTCTGCTTGTATTGGGGATTGCGGTACCATCCATTGCTAATCCCACTGAAGCAGCACTTTACCAGGCTATTTATAATCTCATACCTAATTTCTACAGTTACGCCATCAGTTTCATGCTTCTGGCAATTTTCTGGAGGATAAATCACCTTCAATTCAACCGTATTCAGCGGGCTGACGCCACTTTACTGTGGATAACCGTGGTCTGGCTCCTTTTCGTGGCTTTAGTTCCTTTTTCGGCATTCTTCGTGGGAGAGTATGGGAATTTCCAGCTACCCAACATATTCTTCGACTTGAATCTTCTGGCCATAGGTTTCCTGCTATTTCTCAATTGGCGCCACGCACTTAACAGTGGCCTCACTGATAAAATGGATGAAGAAGTGAAAAAATCAAGTTTAAGAATCAATTTAATGTTACCGGCCATTTCCTTCCTGGCCCTGGCCTTAACTTTTCTACCATTTATTAAGGAGTATGGTTACGGATGGTCCAGCCTGGCCTACCTTTTGATCCCGGTAATAAAACATTTCCAGTAA
- a CDS encoding DUF6790 family protein — MDTAYIWLVLGIIIALVMLGVQFYSKRVLTLKRIIGTTLLSLLVVTVGIGSIWASIGHSFFANQVASTIGWAPGSPFQQEVAFANLAFGVLGILCIWIRGNFWTATVIGVSIFLLGDAIGHISNIMVTGNYAAGNAGAVLVLDILIPLLLIGLLVAYKILEERAVRSAIKSLERSL, encoded by the coding sequence ATGGATACAGCTTACATCTGGCTGGTATTGGGGATAATCATTGCATTGGTAATGCTGGGAGTTCAATTTTATTCCAAACGAGTTTTGACCCTGAAAAGAATAATAGGAACAACTCTTTTATCATTACTGGTTGTTACTGTAGGTATAGGTTCTATCTGGGCCTCCATTGGCCATTCATTTTTCGCTAACCAGGTAGCTTCCACCATAGGCTGGGCTCCGGGAAGTCCCTTTCAACAGGAGGTTGCCTTTGCCAATCTGGCCTTTGGAGTTCTGGGGATACTGTGTATATGGATCAGGGGTAATTTCTGGACAGCTACAGTAATAGGAGTTTCAATTTTCCTCCTGGGGGATGCCATAGGTCATATCAGTAACATCATGGTCACCGGTAATTATGCCGCCGGAAATGCCGGAGCGGTCCTGGTTCTGGATATACTAATTCCTTTACTGTTGATAGGTCTCCTGGTGGCCTACAAGATATTGGAAGAAAGGGCAGTGCGCAGTGCTATAAAGAGTTTGGAAAGATCACTGTAG
- a CDS encoding DUF362 domain-containing protein produces MTSEVYFSNLRSRGQKENKNSKIKQLFDGAKFGDLIQEEDLTAIKLHFGERGNDAFLKPVLVNAVVEKTLNSNGKPFLTDTNTLYFGSRHNAVQHQETAIKNGFAYAVTGAPVIIADGLRGDNWIPVEVGLKHFQQVKIAGDIINADSMLVLSHFKGHGMCGFGGAIKNLAMGCASAPGKVEQHQCARPVINDNCTGCGTCINSCPLSVMSLSDCRAIIELEECVACNNCLAVCPESAVSLDFDALPEFMERMVEYAYGAVKNKKGKVGYLNFLMDITPDCDCEAFSDAPIVPDIGILASTDPVALDTASYDLVNQQVGLENSLLEHHHQKGGDKFRGVWEEVDGRVLLEYAEEVGMGSREYHLINL; encoded by the coding sequence ATGACTAGTGAAGTGTATTTTTCCAATCTCCGATCCAGGGGCCAGAAAGAGAACAAGAACAGTAAGATAAAACAGTTATTTGATGGGGCAAAATTCGGTGATTTAATCCAGGAAGAGGATTTAACCGCCATAAAACTTCATTTTGGAGAGAGGGGAAATGATGCTTTCCTTAAACCAGTTCTAGTAAATGCCGTTGTTGAAAAAACTTTGAATTCGAATGGAAAACCATTTTTAACCGATACCAACACTCTTTACTTTGGTAGCCGCCACAATGCTGTCCAGCACCAGGAGACGGCCATAAAAAATGGATTTGCCTATGCAGTAACCGGGGCACCGGTTATTATCGCCGATGGACTTCGTGGAGATAACTGGATTCCAGTGGAGGTGGGTTTGAAACATTTCCAGCAGGTGAAAATCGCCGGGGATATCATTAATGCGGACAGTATGCTGGTTTTATCCCATTTTAAGGGACACGGGATGTGTGGTTTTGGAGGGGCCATTAAAAATCTGGCCATGGGTTGTGCCTCAGCCCCGGGTAAGGTGGAACAGCACCAATGCGCCAGACCAGTTATAAACGATAATTGCACCGGCTGTGGGACCTGTATAAACTCCTGCCCCCTGTCGGTTATGTCTCTTTCTGATTGTAGGGCCATCATTGAACTGGAGGAATGTGTAGCTTGTAACAACTGTCTGGCCGTATGTCCAGAATCTGCGGTGAGCCTTGATTTTGATGCCCTACCTGAATTCATGGAACGAATGGTGGAATACGCTTATGGGGCCGTTAAAAACAAAAAAGGAAAGGTGGGCTACCTGAACTTCCTGATGGATATCACCCCAGACTGTGACTGTGAAGCTTTCAGTGATGCTCCCATAGTCCCGGACATAGGGATATTGGCCTCCACGGATCCAGTTGCCCTGGATACGGCCAGCTATGACTTGGTAAACCAGCAGGTGGGATTGGAAAACTCACTACTGGAACATCACCACCAGAAGGGCGGTGACAAATTCAGAGGGGTCTGGGAAGAAGTTGATGGCCGGGTACTACTGGAATATGCCGAGGAAGTGGGGATGGGTAGTAGAGAATACCATTTAATAAACCTATAA
- a CDS encoding sugar phosphate isomerase/epimerase, with translation MKIGFSTLALFMKSFEDFLDMATADGFQLVEILCEGPYWPRNILTQGEGLEVFSSYDVDVFLHAPTIDLNPASLNPGIREETMRQINETLELASKMGAKAITTHPGMIHRLEDRVREMGKYFAIETLKEANNYAEDLGVILSVENMPCRYAYFCNTAPEHSYFLEQCGCHGTVDLGHANTTNHPASFLELERIYYYHLSDNNGNKDQHRALGEGTLDLSLINGIERGIIELNNYEDVLKSRNLLLQLAK, from the coding sequence ATGAAAATCGGATTCTCCACCCTGGCGCTGTTTATGAAGTCCTTCGAAGACTTCCTGGATATGGCCACTGCCGATGGCTTCCAACTGGTGGAAATACTCTGTGAAGGTCCCTACTGGCCACGAAACATTTTAACTCAGGGTGAAGGTTTGGAGGTATTTTCCTCCTACGATGTGGATGTTTTCCTGCACGCTCCCACCATTGATCTCAACCCGGCCAGCCTGAACCCGGGTATCCGCGAGGAAACTATGCGCCAGATTAATGAAACATTAGAACTGGCTTCGAAGATGGGGGCAAAGGCCATAACCACTCATCCAGGAATGATTCACAGATTGGAAGACAGAGTCAGGGAAATGGGTAAATATTTCGCCATTGAAACTCTAAAAGAAGCAAATAACTATGCAGAAGATTTGGGGGTTATTCTATCGGTGGAGAACATGCCCTGTCGTTACGCTTATTTCTGTAACACTGCCCCTGAACATTCTTACTTCCTGGAACAATGTGGCTGCCACGGTACCGTAGACTTAGGGCATGCCAATACCACCAATCATCCCGCTTCATTTTTAGAACTGGAAAGAATCTATTATTATCATCTAAGTGATAACAATGGTAATAAAGACCAGCACCGAGCTTTAGGCGAGGGCACACTTGATCTGAGTTTGATTAATGGTATTGAAAGGGGAATAATTGAATTGAACAATTATGAGGATGTCCTAAAAAGCCGAAATCTTCTACTTCAACTGGCTAAATGA
- a CDS encoding PadR family transcriptional regulator, which translates to MDDDLIRDQPDKEDAEISEEDAENLEIPRGYYAKALEDNRLFYNLNNYEKKLVKGIMRGSGPIVMLWLINMKGQHGYEIMTKLHESSPFKDKIKMPSASIIYPKLHQLEEEGLIKGTWEKHGKRKVKYYEITPKGSNTLENIRNFFKSSKNNLYEDFLIDMMSIKNNRS; encoded by the coding sequence ATGGATGATGATTTAATCAGAGACCAGCCCGACAAAGAAGATGCTGAAATTTCAGAAGAAGATGCTGAAAATCTTGAAATTCCACGAGGGTACTACGCAAAGGCTTTGGAAGATAATAGACTATTCTATAACCTGAATAATTATGAAAAAAAACTGGTTAAAGGCATTATGAGGGGTTCGGGCCCCATAGTGATGCTCTGGCTCATCAACATGAAGGGCCAGCACGGCTACGAGATCATGACCAAACTACATGAATCTTCCCCCTTTAAGGATAAAATTAAAATGCCCAGTGCCAGCATCATCTATCCTAAATTACACCAACTCGAAGAGGAAGGCCTTATAAAGGGAACCTGGGAAAAACATGGAAAAAGAAAAGTTAAATATTATGAAATAACCCCTAAAGGTTCAAATACCCTTGAAAATATAAGGAATTTCTTTAAAAGCAGTAAAAATAATCTTTACGAAGATTTTCTAATAGATATGATGTCCATAAAAAACAACAGGAGTTAA
- a CDS encoding ATP-binding cassette domain-containing protein, whose translation MKYAIETSDLTKIYKDFTAVDALNLKVKNKSIFGFLGPNGAGKTTTIKMLTCLIPPTSGTATVSGYDVVKSPDEVRQKIGMVPQLVSLYGDLTARENAELCADYYGMPRDLKEQRIDDLMELVDIKYAENKMVKQMSGGQKQKVSVVASLVHQPDILFLDEPTIGLDPTTKSVLWDLIDELNQNGHTIILCSHDMYEVDMLCDHVGIINLGKLAAFDTPQGLKDTVLVQEECTESNIGEIVREMEESDSSASTSTPFCKLKEVARESEIDNAREMSLMITDTDQELINKLSQIPCVLDIETHASGRLAFKLSNTETAVTQVISTIMETGGNITSISTKDPSLEDVFMKVTARKVKKDTEGGD comes from the coding sequence ATGAAATATGCCATTGAAACCTCTGATCTTACCAAAATATACAAAGACTTCACCGCAGTGGATGCTTTGAATTTGAAGGTTAAAAATAAAAGTATTTTTGGATTTTTAGGCCCAAATGGGGCTGGAAAAACTACTACCATTAAAATGCTTACTTGTCTTATCCCCCCCACATCCGGTACAGCCACAGTGTCCGGATACGACGTGGTTAAATCACCAGATGAAGTGCGTCAAAAAATTGGAATGGTACCCCAACTGGTAAGTTTATACGGCGACCTAACTGCCCGTGAAAACGCAGAACTATGTGCCGATTATTATGGTATGCCCCGGGACCTTAAGGAACAGAGAATTGACGACCTAATGGAACTGGTGGACATAAAATATGCTGAAAATAAGATGGTAAAGCAGATGTCCGGAGGACAGAAACAGAAGGTATCGGTGGTGGCCAGCCTGGTGCATCAGCCCGATATCCTCTTCCTGGATGAACCCACCATCGGACTGGACCCCACCACCAAAAGTGTCCTATGGGATTTGATCGATGAGTTGAACCAGAACGGCCACACCATCATACTCTGCTCCCACGATATGTACGAAGTGGATATGCTTTGCGACCATGTGGGCATAATCAACCTGGGTAAGCTGGCTGCATTTGACACTCCTCAGGGCCTTAAAGATACGGTACTTGTTCAGGAAGAATGTACGGAAAGCAACATAGGAGAAATTGTACGTGAAATGGAGGAATCCGATTCCAGTGCCAGTACCAGCACCCCATTTTGCAAGTTGAAGGAAGTTGCCCGAGAATCTGAAATTGATAACGCAAGAGAAATGAGTTTAATGATAACTGACACTGATCAGGAACTTATTAACAAATTAAGCCAAATCCCATGTGTTCTGGATATTGAAACCCATGCCTCGGGCCGGCTTGCTTTTAAATTATCCAACACCGAAACCGCAGTAACCCAGGTAATATCAACCATTATGGAAACCGGAGGGAATATTACCTCTATTTCAACTAAAGACCCCTCTTTAGAAGATGTTTTCATGAAGGTAACTGCAAGGAAGGTTAAAAAAGATACGGAGGGAGGTGATTAG
- a CDS encoding ABC transporter permease, translating into MVETKKILWMLKKDLIVLWRHKPRLMSIIIFPILMIALFGYGMGGTIENVPVVVVKQSDGPVTDATLNAIKDMSFYNVKDIIGDPQRGKEMVESGQVKAAIILPSDYEDLNSSNAKSVVTYVDSSDQMAAQTLIPTTQGLFNQISAQIGMKKLEALNSQSQAIQVQSQGVQSTSTLGAVNYQNIMNSINFQINKIYGDIKYIDFLVPAILAMTIMMGAMFSMGEALAGERERGELARLFMTPTSVATVVGGKIISKLTIETARAILLIFAAIVLFGITINGSMVLTILLLVLSALCFVGFGIMVSARVSTQEDYTQMVMPFTMPMMFVSGVFYPIETMPWIFQKIAYIFPLTYANDALRGVMLKGAGIGDVWLDIAVLGGFTLLFFALGVTRFNRDI; encoded by the coding sequence ATGGTGGAAACTAAAAAAATCTTGTGGATGCTTAAAAAGGATTTAATAGTCCTCTGGAGACACAAACCCCGGCTAATGTCCATCATTATTTTCCCCATACTCATGATCGCACTTTTCGGTTACGGAATGGGAGGAACCATTGAAAATGTTCCGGTGGTGGTGGTGAAACAGAGTGATGGTCCGGTAACTGACGCCACCCTCAACGCCATCAAAGACATGTCATTTTACAATGTGAAGGATATCATCGGTGATCCCCAACGGGGAAAGGAGATGGTCGAATCAGGCCAGGTAAAGGCAGCCATTATACTTCCATCCGATTATGAGGATTTAAACAGTTCTAATGCTAAATCCGTGGTAACTTACGTTGATTCTTCAGATCAAATGGCAGCCCAGACATTGATACCGACGACGCAGGGTCTTTTCAATCAGATATCAGCCCAGATCGGGATGAAAAAACTGGAAGCATTGAACAGCCAATCGCAAGCCATTCAGGTTCAGTCACAGGGAGTTCAAAGCACATCCACCCTGGGAGCAGTTAACTACCAGAACATAATGAATTCCATAAACTTCCAGATTAACAAGATTTACGGTGATATCAAGTACATCGACTTCCTGGTTCCGGCAATTCTGGCCATGACCATCATGATGGGGGCCATGTTCAGTATGGGTGAGGCACTGGCCGGTGAAAGGGAAAGAGGAGAACTGGCACGTTTATTCATGACCCCGACCAGTGTGGCTACTGTGGTGGGAGGTAAGATCATATCCAAACTGACCATAGAAACAGCCCGGGCTATATTACTCATATTTGCAGCCATAGTGCTGTTTGGAATTACCATAAACGGTAGTATGGTACTGACCATCCTTTTACTGGTCCTTTCGGCATTATGTTTCGTTGGATTCGGTATAATGGTTTCTGCTCGGGTTTCTACCCAGGAAGACTACACTCAAATGGTGATGCCCTTCACCATGCCCATGATGTTCGTTTCTGGAGTGTTCTACCCCATTGAAACCATGCCCTGGATATTCCAGAAAATAGCTTACATATTCCCCTTAACCTATGCTAACGACGCTCTTAGAGGAGTTATGTTAAAAGGAGCAGGAATTGGGGACGTGTGGTTAGATATAGCAGTTCTAGGAGGTTTCACCCTATTGTTCTTTGCTCTGGGTGTTACCAGATTTAACAGAGATATTTAA
- a CDS encoding PQQ-binding-like beta-propeller repeat protein, giving the protein MDIGKKQLLLGFMITCLLASPLGIATAAGADWNSFHENAQHTGFTDQASDFTPTAWYFSTQGAIKSSPAIQNKIIYFGSNDGHVYAVNMEDGTKIWDYKTDGAVISSPSVVGDVLYVGSSDGYLYAQDIKNGNVKWKYKTGNAIESSPLVQNNRVYIGSNDGRVYAIDINNGTKVWEYNTGNSVRSSPVISGENLFVGSDDGKVYALDKDTGNKTWEYTTGDKVQSSPAVMNNTVYVGSDDGKVYALSATDGTLQWNYDMGKSVTSSPTIDTNDNSLFIGADNGKMMCLDTRNGVEKWNFTTSGAVKSTASLRDNKIVFGSNGGTVYILNKYNGNEEWSYNPGYGVINQPMESSPATYGNMIYIGADDGSLYALNNDKETAPTSVYIYYIGGAIVVIIALLLIGRAVLNRRKKNE; this is encoded by the coding sequence ATGGATATTGGAAAAAAGCAGTTACTTCTTGGATTTATGATAACATGCCTGCTGGCATCGCCACTGGGCATCGCCACTGCTGCGGGTGCGGATTGGAATTCCTTCCATGAAAATGCCCAGCACACCGGTTTTACTGATCAGGCCTCAGATTTCACACCCACCGCCTGGTACTTCAGTACCCAGGGAGCTATAAAATCATCTCCCGCAATACAGAACAAGATAATCTATTTTGGTTCCAATGATGGCCACGTTTATGCGGTTAACATGGAAGATGGTACCAAAATATGGGATTATAAAACTGACGGGGCAGTAATCTCTTCTCCTTCAGTTGTGGGTGATGTTCTTTACGTGGGATCATCAGATGGATACCTGTATGCCCAGGACATTAAAAACGGTAATGTTAAATGGAAATACAAAACCGGAAATGCCATAGAATCTTCACCTCTGGTGCAGAATAACCGGGTGTATATTGGTTCCAATGATGGACGTGTTTACGCCATAGATATAAATAACGGAACCAAAGTCTGGGAGTACAACACCGGTAATTCAGTTAGATCATCTCCAGTTATCTCTGGAGAAAACCTGTTTGTAGGATCTGATGACGGAAAAGTGTACGCACTGGACAAAGACACCGGAAATAAAACTTGGGAATACACCACTGGAGATAAAGTACAATCTTCTCCAGCAGTGATGAACAACACGGTTTACGTGGGATCTGATGACGGAAAAGTGTACGCCCTCAGTGCCACCGATGGAACATTACAGTGGAATTACGATATGGGTAAATCTGTCACTTCCTCTCCCACCATTGATACCAATGATAACAGCCTGTTTATCGGGGCAGATAATGGAAAAATGATGTGTTTAGACACCCGTAATGGTGTTGAAAAGTGGAATTTCACCACCAGCGGTGCAGTGAAGTCCACGGCATCCCTCCGGGATAACAAAATAGTATTCGGATCCAACGGAGGCACGGTTTACATACTTAACAAGTACAATGGTAACGAAGAATGGAGTTACAATCCAGGTTACGGTGTGATTAACCAGCCCATGGAATCATCTCCCGCAACCTACGGAAACATGATTTACATTGGCGCAGATGACGGGTCACTTTACGCACTCAACAACGACAAAGAAACTGCTCCGACATCAGTATACATCTATTACATTGGTGGAGCCATTGTAGTCATCATAGCCCTACTCCTTATAGGTAGAGCTGTGTTAAACCGCCGTAAAAAGAATGAATAA
- the albA gene encoding DNA-binding protein Alba, translated as MSEENVVYIGNKPVMNYVLAVVTQMNGGTQEVILKARGRAISRAVDVAEIVRNRFITDVSIGGIDICTEEIMNNEGTSTNVSAIEIQLSKDFS; from the coding sequence ATGTCAGAGGAAAATGTGGTGTACATTGGAAACAAACCGGTAATGAACTATGTATTGGCTGTAGTAACACAAATGAACGGCGGTACTCAGGAAGTAATACTAAAAGCCAGGGGAAGAGCCATTTCCCGAGCAGTTGACGTAGCAGAGATTGTCAGAAACAGATTCATTACTGACGTGAGTATCGGAGGTATCGACATCTGTACCGAAGAAATTATGAACAATGAGGGAACCTCAACCAACGTTTCAGCCATTGAAATACAACTTTCCAAAGATTTTAGTTAA